A region of Methanocorpusculum labreanum Z DNA encodes the following proteins:
- a CDS encoding GNAT family N-acetyltransferase codes for MQTSDPRILLTPVRTAEEIQTVADLAEKVWTEHYTSLIGSAQVVYMIEKFQSVPAITEQIQKGYRYYLMQYNGISVGYTAILLEPSEKSLFLSKIYVEKAYRGKHITSQTIFALKEICREEGLEKIWLTVNKGNHSSIAVYEHLGFVKVRDVVTDIGEGYVMDDHIMEATIS; via the coding sequence ATGCAAACCAGTGACCCCCGCATCCTGCTTACACCCGTTCGAACCGCTGAAGAGATTCAGACTGTTGCCGATCTTGCAGAAAAGGTTTGGACCGAACACTATACCTCTCTGATCGGTTCGGCGCAGGTTGTCTATATGATAGAAAAGTTCCAGTCGGTTCCGGCAATAACCGAGCAGATCCAAAAGGGATACAGATATTATCTGATGCAGTACAACGGCATATCCGTTGGATATACGGCAATACTCTTGGAGCCTTCGGAAAAATCGCTTTTCCTTTCCAAAATATATGTGGAAAAAGCCTACCGCGGCAAACACATCACCTCCCAGACGATTTTTGCTCTGAAAGAAATCTGCCGTGAGGAAGGACTCGAAAAAATATGGCTGACGGTGAACAAAGGAAATCACTCCTCCATTGCCGTATACGAACATCTGGGGTTCGTCAAGGTCCGTGACGTCGTGACTGACATCGGAGAAGGCTACGTCATGGACGATCACATCATGGAAGCGACCATTTCATAG
- a CDS encoding MogA/MoaB family molybdenum cofactor biosynthesis protein — protein sequence MSREHREDISVKTAVITVSTTRTEKTDLSGKIIQEAFEKAGIPVFPVKIVKDDIGEIRSAVMEALDSANCIVVNGGTGLTHDDCTIEAVSPLFIKTMDGFGELFRQKSYAQVGNAVILSRAAAGINKGRAIFCIPGSPKAVKLAAEEIIVPEIVHILTHANQ from the coding sequence ATGTCAAGAGAACACCGTGAAGATATTTCGGTGAAAACTGCAGTGATCACTGTTTCAACGACCCGCACGGAAAAAACCGATCTCTCCGGAAAAATAATTCAGGAAGCATTTGAAAAAGCCGGTATTCCAGTTTTCCCGGTGAAAATCGTTAAAGACGATATTGGGGAAATCAGATCGGCCGTTATGGAAGCGCTCGACTCTGCAAACTGTATTGTCGTGAACGGAGGTACGGGTCTTACACATGACGACTGCACGATTGAAGCCGTCTCGCCGCTTTTCATAAAAACCATGGACGGATTCGGCGAACTCTTCCGGCAGAAAAGTTATGCCCAGGTGGGAAACGCCGTCATTCTTTCTCGTGCCGCAGCCGGTATAAACAAAGGCCGGGCAATATTCTGCATCCCGGGGTCCCCAAAAGCCGTCAAACTTGCAGCCGAAGAGATCATCGTCCCAGAAATCGTCCACATCCTGACCCATGCAAACCAGTGA